One window of the Bradyrhizobium sp. NP1 genome contains the following:
- a CDS encoding globin family protein has protein sequence MTQDQVRLVQESFARVAPISDQAAAMFYDRLFEIAPQVKPLFPADMAEQRRKLMAALAIVVNGLSALEQILPAIAALATRHVAYGAKAEHYPVVGAALLWTLEKGLGEGWTAEVAEAWTTAYDTLSAVMIKQAYHRPQAAE, from the coding sequence ATGACACAAGATCAGGTCAGGCTCGTGCAGGAGAGCTTTGCCAGGGTCGCGCCGATTTCGGATCAGGCCGCGGCGATGTTCTACGATCGCCTGTTCGAAATCGCGCCACAGGTGAAGCCGCTGTTTCCGGCCGACATGGCCGAGCAGCGGCGCAAGCTGATGGCGGCGCTTGCCATCGTCGTGAACGGGTTGTCCGCGCTGGAGCAGATCCTGCCGGCGATCGCCGCGCTTGCGACGCGTCACGTCGCTTACGGCGCCAAAGCCGAACACTATCCCGTCGTCGGCGCGGCGCTGTTGTGGACGCTGGAGAAGGGGCTGGGCGAGGGGTGGACCGCCGAGGTCGCCGAGGCCTGGACCACGGCCTACGACACCCTGTCCGCCGTCATGATCAAGCAGGCCTATCACCGGCCGCAGGCGGCAGAATAG
- a CDS encoding FAD-dependent oxidoreductase — protein MAAARLVDELARAALGRYAIAVIGAEPRLAYNRVLLSSVLAGETASHEIELKPARWWRDRGVTLKYNCRVDEIDLGRRELKIEGEESVAFSRLVLATGSEPLRLGVPGADLAGVHTFRDSRDVDLLLALAAKKKRVVVIGGGLLGLEAAYGLARAGAAVTLVHLMDRLMERQLDRPAAALLKTLVERKGIEILLDASTARIHGGGGVESVELADGRRIDADAVIFAAGIKPSVALAREAGIVVKRGIVVDDHLETSAEGVFALGECAEHRGIAYGLVEPAYEQAAVLARHLAGREARYQGSVVATNLKVSGVSVFSAGDFLGEGGSESIVLSDARSGSYKKLVIASGRLAGAVLVGDTTDALWYLGLIRSREPVAAIRSQMMFGRALALAKAA, from the coding sequence ATGGCGGCGGCCCGCCTGGTCGACGAGCTCGCGCGCGCCGCGCTCGGGCGCTACGCGATCGCGGTGATCGGCGCCGAGCCGCGGCTTGCCTATAACCGCGTGCTGCTGTCCTCGGTGCTCGCGGGCGAGACCGCCTCCCACGAGATCGAGCTCAAGCCCGCCCGATGGTGGCGCGACCGCGGCGTCACCCTGAAATACAATTGCAGGGTCGACGAAATCGATCTCGGCCGCCGCGAGCTCAAGATCGAGGGCGAGGAGAGCGTCGCCTTCTCCAGGCTGGTGCTGGCGACGGGCTCGGAGCCGCTGCGGCTCGGCGTGCCCGGCGCGGATCTCGCCGGCGTCCACACTTTTCGCGACAGCCGCGACGTCGATCTCCTGCTGGCGCTGGCGGCGAAGAAGAAGCGCGTGGTGGTGATCGGCGGCGGCCTGCTCGGCCTGGAAGCAGCCTATGGGCTGGCGCGCGCCGGCGCGGCCGTCACGCTTGTGCATCTGATGGACCGGCTGATGGAGCGCCAGCTCGATCGGCCTGCGGCCGCGCTATTGAAGACGCTGGTCGAGCGCAAGGGCATCGAGATCCTGCTCGACGCCAGCACCGCCCGCATCCACGGCGGTGGCGGCGTCGAGAGTGTCGAGCTCGCCGATGGCCGGCGGATCGACGCAGACGCCGTGATCTTCGCCGCCGGGATCAAGCCGAGCGTCGCGTTGGCGCGTGAGGCCGGCATTGTGGTCAAGCGCGGCATCGTGGTCGACGATCATCTCGAAACCAGCGCTGAAGGTGTGTTCGCGCTCGGCGAATGCGCCGAGCATCGCGGCATCGCCTATGGCCTGGTCGAGCCGGCCTATGAGCAGGCGGCGGTGCTGGCGCGGCATCTTGCGGGCCGCGAGGCGCGCTACCAGGGCAGCGTGGTCGCGACCAATCTCAAGGTGTCCGGCGTCAGCGTGTTCTCGGCCGGCGACTTCCTCGGCGAGGGCGGCAGCGAAAGCATCGTGCTGAGCGACGCGCGGTCGGGCAGCTACAAGAAGCTCGTCATCGCAAGCGGCAGGCTCGCGGGCGCCGTGCTGGTCGGCGATACCACCGACGCGCTCTGGTATCTCGGCTTGATCCGCAGTCGCGAGCCGGTCGCGGCGATCCGCAGCCAGATGATGTTCGGCCGCGCGCTGGCGCTGGCAAAGGCGGCATGA
- a CDS encoding nitrate reductase encodes MTSIDPALRTTRTTCPYCGVGCGVLAASDGRGGAAIAGDPDHPANLGRLCSKGSALGETLGLESRLLHPMIRCGKEGVMERVAWSDALDHVAHRLKHIIARDGAGAVAFYLSGQLLTEDYYVANKLMKGFIGSANVDTNSRLCMASTVAGHRRAFGADTVPGNYEDLDAADLLVLVGSNAAWCHPVLYRRMLANRERRGARLVVIDPRRTDTAGEADLFLPLRPGTDAALFAGLLVHLADHGALDDAYIAAHTAGFGETLARARAIAGSAAATALATGLSEADVAAFFQMFRDTPKVVTLFSQGVNQSAQGTDKVNAILNCHLATGRIGKVGASPFSLTGQPNAMGGREVGGLANQLAAHMGFTPPDIDRVRRFWKAPRIATHEGLKAVALFDGIARGEIKALWVMGTNPVVSLPEADLVRDALKKLDLFIVSENVRHNDTVDAGAHVLLPALAWGEKSGTVTNSERRISRQRAFLTAPGEARPDWWIVSEVAKRLGFGAAFDFKSAAAIFREHAALSAFENDGARDFDIGGLQALSEESYDAMAPVQWPVRSGAREGEPRLFADGGFFTGDRKARFVAPDVPALRSETSPARPLRLNTGRIRDQWHTMTRTGLSPRLAAHLAEPFVEIHPDDAARFGIVDDSFARVATDHGQCVLKAVVNPSQQRGMLFAPIHWSAANASAARVGALVAPFTDPFSGQPEAKATPVSIAPYEYVFRGFVLSRRPVALPDNVWWARAAVEGGHGYLFADNADLDRWSSWFGASAGDDVAEYRDLSGGVFRAASFRDGRIETCLFVGPAHDAGDWNVIKSLFAGERLDGEQRRMLLSGRAADGVASAGPAVCACFGVGRHAIAEAIASGAVTAEAIGARLKAGTNCGSCIPELKRLIAQVRIDSTRRHLTAAAR; translated from the coding sequence ATGACGTCGATCGACCCGGCTCTCCGAACAACGCGCACGACCTGTCCCTATTGCGGCGTCGGCTGCGGCGTGCTCGCGGCGTCCGACGGGCGCGGCGGGGCTGCGATCGCGGGCGATCCCGATCATCCCGCCAATCTGGGGCGGCTCTGCTCGAAGGGCTCGGCGCTCGGCGAGACGCTCGGGCTCGAGAGCCGCCTGCTGCATCCGATGATCCGTTGCGGCAAGGAGGGCGTGATGGAGCGCGTCGCCTGGAGCGATGCGCTCGACCATGTCGCCCATCGCCTGAAGCACATCATCGCGCGCGACGGCGCCGGCGCGGTCGCCTTCTATCTCTCCGGGCAGCTTTTGACCGAGGATTATTACGTCGCCAACAAGCTGATGAAGGGTTTCATCGGCTCGGCCAATGTCGACACCAATTCCAGGCTCTGCATGGCCTCCACCGTCGCCGGCCATCGCCGCGCCTTCGGCGCCGACACGGTGCCCGGCAACTATGAGGACCTCGACGCGGCCGATCTTCTGGTGCTGGTAGGCTCGAACGCCGCCTGGTGCCATCCGGTGCTGTATCGCCGCATGCTGGCCAACCGCGAGCGGCGCGGCGCGCGCCTCGTGGTGATCGATCCGCGCCGCACCGATACCGCCGGTGAGGCCGACCTGTTTCTGCCGCTCAGACCCGGCACCGATGCCGCGCTGTTTGCGGGATTGCTCGTGCATCTCGCCGATCACGGCGCGCTCGATGACGCCTATATTGCCGCGCACACGGCCGGCTTCGGCGAGACGCTGGCGCGCGCCAGGGCGATTGCCGGCAGCGCGGCCGCCACCGCGCTCGCAACCGGACTGTCGGAAGCCGATGTCGCAGCCTTCTTCCAGATGTTCCGCGACACGCCGAAGGTCGTCACGCTGTTCTCGCAGGGCGTCAACCAGTCGGCGCAGGGCACCGACAAGGTCAACGCCATCCTCAACTGCCATCTCGCGACCGGGCGGATCGGCAAGGTTGGCGCCTCGCCGTTCTCGCTGACCGGTCAGCCCAACGCGATGGGCGGCCGCGAGGTCGGCGGGCTCGCCAACCAGCTTGCGGCGCATATGGGCTTCACGCCGCCCGACATCGATCGTGTCAGGCGGTTCTGGAAGGCGCCGCGCATCGCGACCCATGAGGGGCTGAAGGCGGTGGCCCTGTTCGATGGCATAGCTCGCGGCGAGATCAAGGCGCTGTGGGTGATGGGCACCAACCCGGTGGTGTCGCTGCCGGAAGCCGATCTCGTGCGCGACGCCCTGAAGAAGCTCGACCTTTTTATCGTCTCGGAGAACGTCCGCCACAACGACACGGTCGATGCGGGAGCGCACGTGCTGCTGCCGGCGCTCGCCTGGGGCGAGAAGTCGGGCACCGTGACCAATTCCGAGCGGCGGATTTCCCGCCAGCGCGCGTTCCTCACCGCGCCCGGCGAAGCGCGGCCGGACTGGTGGATCGTCTCGGAAGTGGCAAAGCGCCTTGGCTTCGGCGCGGCCTTCGACTTCAAGTCGGCCGCGGCGATCTTCCGCGAGCACGCCGCGCTGTCCGCCTTCGAGAATGACGGCGCGCGCGACTTCGACATCGGCGGCCTGCAGGCGCTGTCGGAGGAATCCTATGACGCGATGGCGCCGGTGCAGTGGCCGGTGCGATCGGGCGCGCGCGAGGGCGAGCCGCGGCTGTTTGCCGATGGCGGTTTCTTCACCGGGGATCGCAAGGCGCGCTTCGTCGCGCCTGACGTGCCGGCGCTGCGCAGCGAGACCAGTCCTGCCCGGCCGCTGCGGCTCAACACGGGGCGCATCCGCGACCAGTGGCACACCATGACGCGGACAGGCCTGAGCCCGCGGCTGGCGGCGCATCTCGCCGAGCCCTTTGTCGAGATCCATCCCGACGACGCCGCGCGCTTCGGCATCGTCGACGACAGCTTTGCGCGCGTTGCGACCGACCACGGCCAGTGCGTCCTCAAGGCGGTGGTCAATCCGAGCCAGCAGCGCGGCATGCTGTTCGCGCCGATCCACTGGAGCGCGGCGAACGCATCAGCCGCGCGTGTGGGCGCGCTGGTCGCGCCCTTCACCGATCCGTTCTCCGGCCAGCCCGAAGCCAAGGCGACGCCGGTGTCGATCGCGCCGTATGAATATGTGTTTCGCGGCTTCGTGCTGTCGCGCCGGCCGGTCGCGCTGCCCGACAACGTCTGGTGGGCGCGCGCCGCGGTCGAAGGCGGCCATGGCTATCTGTTCGCCGACAACGCCGACCTCGACCGCTGGTCGTCGTGGTTCGGCGCGTCGGCCGGCGATGACGTCGCCGAATACCGCGACCTCAGCGGCGGGGTTTTTCGCGCGGCATCGTTCCGCGACGGCCGCATCGAGACCTGCCTGTTCGTCGGTCCTGCGCACGACGCCGGCGACTGGAACGTGATCAAGAGCCTGTTCGCCGGCGAGCGCCTTGATGGCGAGCAGCGCCGCATGCTGCTGTCGGGCCGCGCGGCGGATGGCGTCGCGAGCGCCGGACCTGCCGTCTGCGCCTGCTTCGGCGTCGGCCGCCATGCGATCGCGGAGGCGATTGCCTCCGGCGCCGTCACTGCGGAGGCGATCGGCGCGCGGCTCAAGGCCGGCACCAATTGCGGCTCCTGCATTCCGGAGCTGAAGCGGCTGATCGCGCAGGTGCGTATCGATTCCACTCGGCGGCATTTGACCGCTGCCGCTCGCTAG
- a CDS encoding SMP-30/gluconolactonase/LRE family protein, which translates to MHYLETPPKLIGTKVFSAMPEKFRRKGVATEWADANRPGQPTDSFIEGPAFDAAGHLYVVDIPFGRIFRIAPDGEWSLAIEYQGWPNGLKIAPDGRVLVADYRHGIMEFDVRASAMRPLLTSRNSESFRGCNDLHLAGNGDIYFTDQGQTGLHDPTGRVYRLTTGGRLDCLLDTGISPNGLVLDPSETVLFVAMTRDNAVWRLPFMKDGSVSKVGRFCALFGASGPDGMTMDDAGNLFVAHASLGHVFVFAPNGECIARIKSCMGATTTNVAIGGENHDHLYITESATGSVLVADISGLDKS; encoded by the coding sequence ATGCACTATCTGGAAACGCCGCCGAAGCTGATCGGTACAAAAGTCTTTTCCGCGATGCCGGAAAAATTCCGTCGCAAGGGCGTCGCCACCGAATGGGCCGACGCCAACCGGCCGGGGCAACCCACCGACAGCTTCATCGAAGGCCCGGCGTTCGACGCGGCCGGCCATCTCTACGTCGTCGATATTCCCTTCGGACGCATCTTCCGGATCGCGCCCGACGGCGAGTGGTCGCTTGCGATCGAATATCAGGGTTGGCCGAACGGGCTGAAGATCGCCCCCGACGGACGCGTGCTCGTCGCCGATTACCGGCACGGCATCATGGAGTTCGACGTGAGAGCGTCGGCCATGCGTCCGCTTCTCACCTCACGCAACTCGGAATCCTTCCGCGGCTGCAACGACCTGCATCTCGCTGGAAATGGCGACATCTATTTCACCGACCAGGGCCAGACCGGCCTGCATGATCCCACCGGCCGCGTCTATCGGCTGACGACCGGCGGCAGGCTCGATTGCCTGCTCGATACCGGCATCAGCCCGAACGGGCTGGTGCTCGATCCGAGCGAGACCGTGCTGTTCGTCGCGATGACGCGCGACAACGCGGTGTGGCGCCTGCCTTTCATGAAGGACGGCAGCGTCTCGAAGGTCGGCCGCTTCTGCGCGCTGTTCGGCGCCAGCGGCCCGGACGGCATGACGATGGACGATGCGGGCAACCTGTTCGTTGCGCACGCTTCTCTCGGACACGTCTTCGTGTTTGCGCCGAACGGCGAATGTATCGCGCGCATCAAATCATGTATGGGGGCGACCACGACTAATGTCGCGATCGGCGGCGAAAATCATGACCATCTCTACATCACGGAGTCGGCGACCGGCTCGGTTCTGGTCGCGGACATCAGCGGGCTGGACAAGTCGTAG
- a CDS encoding aldo/keto reductase produces MRQQSFGRGGAEVPVIGQGTWYIDRGHRGEAVAALRRGIALGMTHIDTAEMYGDAELVIAEAIEGLRENLFLVSKVLPSNASRRGTITACERSLKRLKTDHLDCYLLHWRGSYPLEETVAAFEALKGAGKIRSWGVSNFDADDLDELLGVAGEGAIACNQVLYHLKERAIEHAVIPWCERHGVAVVAYSPFGHNDFPLPRSEEGKVLARIADAHKATPRQVALAFLTRDRSVFAIPKASNAEHAAENAAAGDLVLTAGEIAALDKAFPRGPKPRSLPML; encoded by the coding sequence ATGCGACAACAGAGTTTCGGCCGTGGCGGCGCCGAGGTGCCCGTGATCGGGCAGGGTACCTGGTACATCGATCGCGGCCATCGCGGCGAGGCTGTTGCGGCGCTTCGCCGCGGCATCGCGCTCGGCATGACCCATATCGATACCGCGGAGATGTATGGCGACGCCGAGCTCGTGATCGCGGAAGCGATCGAGGGCCTGCGCGAAAACCTCTTCCTGGTCTCGAAGGTGCTGCCTAGCAACGCCTCGCGGCGCGGCACCATCACCGCCTGCGAGCGCTCGCTGAAGCGGCTGAAGACCGATCATCTCGACTGCTATCTGCTGCACTGGCGTGGCTCCTATCCGCTGGAGGAGACGGTGGCGGCCTTCGAGGCGCTCAAGGGCGCCGGCAAGATCCGCTCCTGGGGCGTCAGCAATTTCGACGCCGACGATCTCGACGAATTGCTTGGCGTGGCGGGCGAGGGCGCGATCGCCTGCAACCAGGTGCTCTATCACCTGAAGGAGCGCGCGATCGAGCACGCGGTGATCCCGTGGTGCGAGCGTCATGGCGTCGCGGTCGTCGCCTATTCGCCGTTCGGCCATAACGATTTCCCGCTGCCGCGCAGCGAAGAGGGCAAGGTGCTCGCGAGGATCGCCGACGCGCACAAGGCGACGCCGCGCCAGGTGGCGCTCGCCTTCCTCACGCGCGATCGTTCGGTGTTCGCGATTCCGAAGGCGTCGAATGCGGAGCATGCCGCCGAGAACGCCGCGGCCGGCGACCTCGTGCTGACGGCGGGCGAGATCGCCGCGCTCGACAAGGCGTTTCCGCGGGGGCCGAAGCCGCGCAGCCTGCCGATGCTTTGA
- a CDS encoding DMT family transporter, producing MPLPERKPARRRAPARADRPFKGIALILISTVFLGSSDATAKYLSTSLPSIEIAWIRFLVFALIMTPAMLPASPLYALPTQNLKLQLMRGTALLSSSLLFISGLRFLPIAECSATAFVSPLFVTALSLVFLSEKVGLRRWIATTVGLLGVLIVLRPGTNAFHVAAFFPLVSALAWAATLIMTRMMSGKDRAITTMTYSSIAGLFILTAMVPAVWVTPSWNAVLLGIFIGVASTAGQWIVVLAFRYADASVLAPFSYVQLLWVSILGFLLFGEMPDVWTVTGAGFIVASGLYTAHRERVRRSQLLAAAAEPTPNA from the coding sequence CTGCCATTGCCTGAGAGGAAGCCCGCCCGGCGCCGCGCGCCTGCGCGCGCCGACCGGCCGTTCAAGGGCATCGCGCTGATCCTGATCTCGACGGTGTTTCTCGGCTCCTCCGATGCCACTGCGAAATATCTCTCCACGAGCCTGCCCTCGATCGAGATCGCCTGGATCCGCTTTCTGGTGTTCGCGCTGATCATGACGCCGGCAATGCTGCCGGCCTCGCCGCTCTATGCGCTGCCGACCCAGAACCTCAAGCTGCAGCTGATGCGCGGCACGGCGCTGCTCAGCTCTTCCCTGCTGTTCATCTCGGGCTTGCGCTTCCTCCCGATCGCGGAATGCTCCGCCACCGCCTTCGTATCGCCGCTGTTCGTCACCGCGCTGTCGCTCGTCTTCCTCAGCGAGAAAGTCGGCCTGCGGCGCTGGATCGCGACCACGGTCGGACTTCTCGGCGTGCTGATCGTCCTGCGGCCGGGCACCAACGCCTTCCATGTCGCCGCCTTCTTCCCGCTGGTGTCGGCGCTGGCCTGGGCTGCGACATTGATCATGACGCGGATGATGAGCGGCAAGGACCGCGCCATCACCACCATGACCTATTCGTCGATCGCGGGCCTCTTCATCCTCACCGCGATGGTGCCTGCGGTGTGGGTCACGCCGAGCTGGAACGCGGTCCTGCTCGGCATCTTCATCGGCGTCGCCTCGACCGCCGGGCAGTGGATCGTGGTGCTCGCCTTCCGCTATGCGGACGCCTCCGTGCTGGCGCCGTTCTCCTACGTGCAACTGCTCTGGGTCTCGATCCTCGGCTTCCTCCTGTTCGGCGAGATGCCCGACGTCTGGACCGTGACCGGTGCCGGCTTCATCGTCGCGAGCGGCCTCTACACCGCGCATCGCGAGCGGGTGCGGCGCTCGCAATTGCTGGCTGCGGCGGCCGAGCCCACGCCGAACGCGTGA
- a CDS encoding autotransporter outer membrane beta-barrel domain-containing protein has product MAACGVANTPARAQQYFNGAQTAPNGAINGGGGVWNNATTNWTNATGSVSGAYDPARATTTFGASGSSTPARGGTVTVDPAGVQLTETVRFRATGDNSIYTIQGGNLTTAAGGTIFDVAAVPNSLASAMIAAGIVGGDDVTVQGGGTLVLSGINSYAGATNVNAGTLLVTGSIGSSAVVLVDHGATLGGTGTVAASFLNGGATLAPGLPNALGTLTVNDMLLFCDCTFYNVKVTSGGSDLTRVVPFSGGPAAAGLDGTVRVASLNNSYRFNSPYTILTAQGGFDLGSGPTTFSSLVTPTGINGSLGYTATDVNLTLTSALGQLAGLNVNQRNVAAALDSAFNNSGNSGALGAIFSGNVPQNLTQASGELATGTQQATFSAMNMFLNLLTDPFLGGRDGNAAPVPAQPYAAEGEGALSYAAGKKAARDAFAKIPTKADAARNDLLDGRWSLWGTAFGGGATIDGNAALGSNSAGVRAFGFVGGADYRISPATIAGFALSGGGTSFSVAGSGTGRSDLFQAGAFVRHGVGAAYVAASVAYGFQDVTTDRIVTVGGPDHLRAEFNANAFSGRVEGGYRFATPWLGVTPYAAAQFTSFSLPAYAEHSLIGNGAFALAYAGKDVTDPRSELGVRTDRAFAMQDGILTLRGRLAWAHDFNTDRNVAAAFQTLPVASFIVGGAAQARDSALTTASAEIKWLNGWSAAAGFEGEFSSISQFYAGKGTVRYTW; this is encoded by the coding sequence TTGGCCGCATGCGGCGTCGCGAACACTCCTGCGCGCGCCCAGCAATATTTCAACGGTGCACAGACCGCGCCGAACGGCGCGATCAATGGCGGTGGCGGCGTCTGGAACAACGCTACCACGAACTGGACCAACGCCACCGGAAGCGTCAGCGGCGCCTATGATCCGGCGCGGGCGACCACGACGTTCGGCGCGTCAGGCTCCTCGACCCCGGCGCGCGGCGGCACCGTCACGGTCGATCCGGCCGGCGTCCAGCTCACGGAGACGGTCCGGTTCCGCGCCACGGGCGACAACTCGATCTACACCATCCAGGGCGGCAACCTCACCACGGCCGCGGGAGGCACGATCTTCGACGTCGCCGCCGTTCCGAACAGCCTTGCGTCGGCGATGATCGCTGCCGGGATCGTCGGCGGCGACGACGTCACCGTGCAGGGCGGCGGCACGCTGGTGCTTTCCGGCATCAACAGCTATGCCGGCGCCACCAACGTCAACGCGGGCACGCTGCTGGTGACGGGCTCGATCGGCTCCTCTGCCGTCGTGCTGGTCGATCACGGGGCGACGCTGGGCGGCACCGGCACGGTGGCGGCGAGCTTTCTCAACGGCGGCGCGACGCTGGCGCCGGGGCTGCCGAATGCGCTGGGCACGCTTACGGTCAACGACATGCTGCTGTTCTGCGATTGCACCTTCTACAACGTGAAGGTGACGTCTGGCGGCAGCGATCTCACCCGGGTCGTTCCGTTTTCCGGAGGGCCGGCAGCCGCCGGGCTTGACGGGACCGTGCGGGTCGCCTCGCTCAACAATTCCTACAGGTTCAACTCGCCCTATACCATCCTGACCGCCCAGGGCGGCTTCGATCTCGGCTCCGGCCCGACCACGTTCTCTTCCTTGGTCACGCCCACCGGCATCAACGGGTCGCTCGGCTATACGGCAACCGACGTCAATCTGACGCTGACATCAGCGCTCGGACAGCTGGCTGGGCTCAACGTCAACCAGCGCAACGTCGCCGCCGCGCTCGATAGCGCGTTCAACAATTCGGGCAATTCCGGCGCGCTCGGCGCGATCTTCAGCGGCAATGTGCCGCAAAACCTGACGCAGGCCTCCGGAGAGCTTGCGACGGGAACGCAGCAGGCGACGTTCTCCGCCATGAACATGTTCCTCAACCTCCTGACCGATCCGTTCCTCGGCGGCCGCGACGGCAATGCGGCGCCGGTGCCGGCGCAGCCTTACGCAGCGGAAGGCGAGGGCGCGCTTTCCTATGCCGCAGGCAAGAAGGCGGCGCGGGACGCGTTTGCGAAAATTCCGACCAAGGCGGATGCGGCGCGCAACGATCTGCTGGACGGCAGGTGGAGCCTGTGGGGCACCGCGTTCGGCGGCGGCGCCACCATCGACGGCAATGCCGCGCTCGGATCGAACTCGGCCGGCGTGCGCGCCTTCGGCTTCGTCGGCGGCGCCGATTACCGAATCTCGCCCGCGACCATCGCGGGCTTCGCGCTGTCGGGCGGCGGCACCAGTTTCAGCGTCGCCGGCTCCGGCACCGGGCGTTCGGACCTGTTCCAGGCCGGCGCCTTCGTGCGCCATGGCGTCGGCGCGGCCTATGTCGCGGCCTCGGTGGCCTACGGCTTCCAGGACGTGACGACCGACCGCATCGTCACGGTGGGCGGCCCGGATCATCTGCGTGCCGAGTTCAACGCCAACGCTTTCTCCGGCCGCGTCGAGGGCGGCTACCGCTTCGCAACGCCGTGGCTGGGCGTGACACCCTATGCCGCCGCGCAGTTCACCAGCTTCAGCCTGCCGGCCTATGCTGAACACTCGCTGATCGGCAATGGCGCCTTCGCGCTGGCCTATGCCGGCAAGGACGTCACCGATCCCCGCAGCGAACTCGGCGTTCGCACCGACCGCGCTTTCGCGATGCAGGACGGCATCCTCACACTGCGCGGCCGTCTCGCCTGGGCGCATGACTTCAACACCGACCGCAATGTCGCCGCCGCCTTCCAGACGCTGCCAGTCGCCTCCTTCATCGTGGGCGGTGCCGCGCAGGCGCGCGATTCCGCGCTCACGACCGCTTCCGCCGAGATCAAATGGCTGAACGGCTGGTCGGCGGCCGCGGGCTTCGAGGGCGAATTCTCCTCGATCAGCCAGTTCTATGCCGGCAAGGGCACCGTGCGCTACACGTGGTAG
- a CDS encoding class I SAM-dependent methyltransferase: MVVGMARDDSDRPAVLAHQRFVADRQSFAGLDLRQRFQRIHDTNLWGAPASVSGLGSELDATAALRQQLPHLLRRLGVVSLLDAPCGDAGWISAAGLGVRLAGVDIVPEIIARLQARVRAGEIAGDYRLADITSDPLPRCDAILCRDCLVHLAFANIGRAVENFRRSGAVWLITTTFPEWRDNCDCEDGDWRALNFERAPFGWGAPLELINENCAEGEGGWGDKSLGVWRLDAIG; the protein is encoded by the coding sequence ATGGTCGTCGGCATGGCGCGCGATGATTCCGACCGTCCAGCCGTCCTTGCCCATCAGCGCTTTGTCGCGGACCGGCAATCCTTTGCAGGTCTGGATCTGCGCCAGCGCTTCCAGCGCATCCATGACACCAATTTGTGGGGTGCGCCGGCATCGGTCTCCGGTCTGGGCTCGGAGCTGGATGCGACGGCAGCGCTGCGCCAGCAATTGCCGCATCTGTTGCGCAGGCTTGGCGTCGTCTCGCTGCTCGACGCGCCCTGCGGCGATGCCGGCTGGATCAGTGCGGCCGGTCTCGGCGTGCGCTTGGCCGGCGTCGACATCGTGCCCGAGATCATCGCGCGCCTTCAGGCCCGTGTGAGGGCCGGCGAGATCGCGGGTGATTACCGTCTCGCTGACATCACCAGCGATCCGCTGCCGCGCTGCGATGCGATCCTCTGCCGCGACTGCCTGGTTCATCTTGCCTTCGCCAATATCGGCCGTGCGGTCGAGAACTTCCGCCGCTCGGGTGCCGTCTGGCTGATCACGACGACGTTTCCGGAGTGGCGGGACAACTGCGATTGCGAGGACGGCGACTGGCGCGCGCTGAATTTCGAGCGCGCCCCGTTTGGCTGGGGAGCGCCGCTCGAGCTGATCAACGAGAACTGCGCCGAAGGCGAGGGCGGCTGGGGCGACAAGAGCCTCGGCGTGTGGCGGCTTGACGCGATCGGATAG
- a CDS encoding EF-hand domain-containing protein has product MSSRILGLTTSALILAYGTVGAFAQNQTASQPDQQQMQSHPMGQEGAGPMGHGSMMGGGMMGHMMGRGMIGGGVMGPPFMMRMMFALMDADGDGTISLQEFQAAHERIFRAMDTNKDGKLTLEEMQAFIHGTR; this is encoded by the coding sequence ATGTCCAGCCGTATCTTGGGACTCACGACATCTGCTCTTATTCTGGCGTACGGCACTGTCGGTGCCTTTGCACAGAACCAAACGGCGTCCCAACCAGATCAGCAACAGATGCAATCGCATCCCATGGGCCAGGAAGGCGCGGGCCCGATGGGGCACGGAAGCATGATGGGCGGTGGCATGATGGGACATATGATGGGGCGCGGCATGATCGGTGGAGGCGTGATGGGACCACCTTTTATGATGCGTATGATGTTCGCTCTGATGGACGCGGACGGCGACGGGACCATCTCACTGCAGGAGTTTCAGGCAGCTCACGAACGAATTTTCAGGGCAATGGACACCAATAAGGACGGCAAGCTTACGCTGGAGGAGATGCAAGCGTTCATCCACGGGACCAGGTGA
- a CDS encoding Lrp/AsnC family transcriptional regulator, translated as MTDLDAIDRKILGHLQADGRITMAELADKVGLSVSPCHRRVKLLEERGVITRYIATVDQKSLGLHVSVFISIKLARQKEEDLDRFAKAISKWDEVLECYLMTGNRDYLLRVVAADLSSYEAFLKNKLTRLDGIASIESSFALSQVKYSIALPV; from the coding sequence ATGACAGACCTCGACGCCATCGACCGCAAGATCCTCGGGCATTTGCAGGCCGACGGCCGCATCACCATGGCCGAGCTCGCCGACAAGGTCGGGCTGTCAGTGTCGCCCTGCCATCGCCGCGTCAAACTGCTGGAAGAGCGCGGCGTCATCACCCGCTACATCGCGACCGTCGACCAGAAATCGCTCGGCCTGCATGTCAGCGTGTTCATCTCGATCAAGCTCGCGCGGCAGAAGGAAGAGGATCTCGATCGCTTTGCAAAGGCGATCTCGAAATGGGACGAGGTGCTGGAGTGCTACCTGATGACGGGAAACCGCGACTATCTCTTGCGCGTGGTCGCCGCCGACCTCTCCTCCTATGAAGCGTTCCTGAAGAACAAGCTGACGCGGCTCGATGGCATCGCCTCGATCGAGAGTAGCTTTGCACTGAGCCAGGTGAAGTATTCCATCGCGCTGCCGGTGTAG